One stretch of Caldalkalibacillus uzonensis DNA includes these proteins:
- the truB gene encoding tRNA pseudouridine(55) synthase TruB: MDVLTGILVLNKPKGMTSHDCVSAVRKLAKTKKVGHTGTLDPEVTGVLPLCLGKATKIAQFLTEKEKEYIAEVTLGFATTTEDQSGQVVEEKPVQEAPPERVVVDVLNRFTGELEQTPPMFSAVKVKGKRLYEWAREGIEIERPSRRVVIHHLELLRYDQGLPYPTIRFRVRCSKGTYVRTLGVDIGRTLGYPAHLSSLVRTKSGPFSLEQSVTLDEVKTWSSADWPKRLYPLDAALTAYPKVELEKEMIKRVKHGQTIRLNYRVEKGELYRVYDPHGQFIALYYAAQPTLLKPKKVLFT; encoded by the coding sequence ATGGACGTATTAACTGGCATCCTGGTCTTAAACAAACCTAAAGGGATGACCTCCCATGACTGTGTCTCCGCGGTCAGAAAACTGGCCAAAACCAAAAAGGTGGGCCATACGGGCACCCTGGATCCTGAAGTGACCGGTGTCTTGCCCCTTTGCCTGGGAAAGGCGACCAAGATCGCCCAGTTTTTGACCGAGAAAGAAAAGGAATATATTGCCGAAGTGACGCTTGGTTTTGCTACGACCACCGAGGACCAGTCAGGTCAGGTGGTGGAAGAGAAACCTGTACAGGAAGCTCCCCCAGAAAGGGTTGTTGTAGACGTTCTGAACCGCTTTACAGGTGAACTAGAGCAGACTCCGCCCATGTTTTCAGCCGTAAAAGTAAAGGGGAAGCGGCTGTATGAATGGGCCAGGGAAGGGATAGAGATCGAGCGGCCAAGCCGCCGGGTGGTGATTCACCACCTGGAACTGCTCCGTTATGACCAGGGTTTGCCCTATCCTACCATTAGGTTTAGAGTACGCTGCTCCAAGGGTACTTATGTACGCACATTGGGAGTAGACATCGGCAGGACCTTAGGCTACCCTGCCCACCTTTCTTCCCTGGTAAGGACCAAAAGCGGGCCGTTCAGCTTGGAACAAAGTGTCACGCTTGATGAAGTCAAAACTTGGAGCAGTGCCGATTGGCCAAAGAGGCTCTATCCCCTGGATGCTGCTCTGACCGCTTATCCCAAAGTGGAACTGGAAAAAGAGATGATTAAACGGGTAAAACACGGCCAAACGATTCGCCTTAACTACAGGGTGGAAAAGGGTGAACTGTACCGTGTGTATGACCCCCATGGCCAGTTTATTGCCCTTTATTATGCGGCACAACCAACCTTGTTGAAACCAAAAAAAGTTTTGTTTACATAA
- a CDS encoding bifunctional riboflavin kinase/FAD synthetase, with translation MRVYQITHPSDLKEKPAPASVALGNFDGVHLGHQAVIRQAVRRADEQGICSAVMTFYPHPKEVLGLVKMPAYLTPLPDKLDVLAGLGLDAAYVVQFTPALSMLSPAQFIEQYIVGLNIKQVVTGFDFHFGHKGAGDIHTLERWSGEQADFAVDVVPKVKQDEQKISSSLIRSLLNEGDVAQVRALLGRSYHIAGKVVHGDKRGRTIGFPTANLEPLYPYVIPRYGVYAVYATCGQERYPGVANVGRKPTFQQAEAQISIEVYLFGFNGDLYGETLTVEFIDFLRPERKFESASALQTQIKCDVQKAQSILMDSTNI, from the coding sequence ATGAGAGTTTATCAAATTACTCATCCGTCAGATCTGAAAGAAAAGCCTGCTCCGGCAAGTGTTGCTTTGGGCAACTTTGACGGTGTGCATCTTGGCCATCAAGCTGTCATTCGTCAAGCGGTTAGGCGGGCGGACGAGCAGGGCATCTGTTCAGCTGTGATGACGTTTTACCCTCATCCCAAAGAGGTGCTTGGTCTGGTAAAGATGCCTGCTTATCTGACACCTCTACCGGATAAACTGGATGTGTTAGCTGGTTTGGGACTTGATGCAGCCTATGTGGTTCAGTTTACTCCGGCCTTGTCCATGCTCTCACCTGCCCAGTTTATTGAACAGTATATTGTAGGGCTGAATATTAAACAGGTCGTGACCGGTTTTGACTTTCATTTTGGCCATAAGGGAGCGGGCGATATTCACACCCTTGAGCGATGGAGCGGTGAACAGGCTGATTTTGCAGTGGATGTCGTCCCCAAAGTGAAACAGGATGAGCAAAAAATCAGCTCTTCCCTGATCCGCTCACTCTTGAATGAGGGAGATGTAGCCCAGGTACGTGCTTTATTAGGTCGTTCATATCACATAGCAGGAAAGGTCGTTCATGGAGACAAAAGAGGGAGAACGATCGGTTTTCCTACAGCAAACCTTGAGCCCCTTTATCCTTATGTCATTCCCAGATATGGTGTATATGCTGTCTATGCCACATGTGGCCAAGAGCGCTATCCAGGGGTGGCTAACGTAGGCAGAAAACCTACTTTTCAGCAGGCAGAGGCTCAGATTTCGATTGAAGTTTACTTGTTTGGCTTTAACGGGGACTTATACGGTGAAACATTAACCGTTGAATTTATCGACTTTTTACGTCCGGAACGGAAATTTGAGTCGGCCAGTGCCTTACAAACCCAAATTAAATGTGATGTTCAAAAGGCCCAAAGTATTTTAATGGACTCGACAAACATTTGA
- the rpsO gene encoding 30S ribosomal protein S15, with translation MALTQERKQQIIEEFKVHENDTGSPEVQIAILTEKINYLNEHLREHKKDHHSRRGLLKMVGQRRNLLTYLRKKDIQRYRNLINKLGLRR, from the coding sequence ATGGCATTAACTCAAGAACGCAAACAGCAAATCATCGAAGAATTTAAAGTCCACGAAAACGATACAGGTTCTCCGGAAGTGCAAATTGCTATCCTTACGGAAAAAATCAATTATCTGAACGAGCATTTGCGCGAGCACAAAAAAGATCACCATTCTCGGCGTGGTCTGTTAAAAATGGTCGGTCAGCGCCGAAACTTATTAACTTATTTGCGCAAGAAAGACATTCAGCGCTACCGCAACCTGATTAACAAACTTGGCTTACGCCGTTAA
- the pnp gene encoding polyribonucleotide nucleotidyltransferase, whose product MSNDDVKVFATEWAGRPLSFEIGKMAKQANGAVLARYGDTAVLCTVTASKEPKDLDFFPLTVNYEERLYAVGKIPGGFIKREGRPSEKAVLASRLIDRPIRPLFPDGFRNEVHVISTVLSVDQDCSPEITAMIGSSLALMISDIPFGGPIAGVNVGRVDGKFIINPTWQELEKSDIYLTVAGTMQGINMVEAGADEVPEEIMLEAMLKGHEEIQSLVRFQEEIAQEVGTEKMEVELYTVDAEIEQAVESYVKKDLLEAIQVKDKQAREEAIQAVKNQTLEHFSEQINEDDEDRDKKLKDVELVFDKLLKQEVRRLITVDKIRPDGRKSDEIRPISCEVGLLHRTHGSGLFTRGQTQALSVCTLGALGDVQILDGLGVEESKRFMHHYNFPPFSVGEARAPRAPGRREIGHGALGERALEPIIPSEEEFPYTIRLVSEVLESNGSTSQASICASTLALMDAGVPIKAPVAGIAMGLVKEGDHITILSDIQGMEDALGDMDFKVAGTKKGVTALQMDIKIDQLSKEILVEALEQARQGRLYILEKMLAVIEEPRKELSPYAPKIKTMRISPEKIRDVIGPSGRMINQIIDETGVKIDIEQDGRLYIASPDVAMIEKAQQIIENIVRDVVVGETYLGKVKRIEKFGAFVEILPGKEGLVHISQLAEQRVNRVEDVVKIGDDILVKVTEIDDQGRVNLSRKALLKEQNRKSLSKRN is encoded by the coding sequence ATGAGTAATGATGACGTTAAAGTGTTTGCAACAGAGTGGGCAGGAAGGCCCCTTAGTTTTGAGATTGGCAAAATGGCCAAGCAAGCGAACGGTGCTGTTTTGGCCCGTTACGGTGACACCGCTGTTTTATGTACGGTGACGGCCTCTAAAGAGCCCAAGGATCTGGATTTCTTTCCCTTGACCGTTAATTACGAGGAACGTCTCTATGCCGTGGGAAAAATTCCTGGTGGCTTCATTAAACGGGAAGGCCGCCCCAGTGAAAAAGCGGTCTTGGCCAGCCGTTTGATCGACCGGCCTATTCGCCCTCTTTTCCCAGATGGTTTTCGCAACGAGGTACATGTGATCAGTACAGTGTTATCCGTTGACCAGGATTGCTCCCCTGAGATTACGGCCATGATTGGCTCTTCCTTGGCTCTCATGATCTCTGACATCCCTTTTGGCGGCCCCATAGCTGGTGTTAATGTGGGGAGAGTAGATGGAAAATTTATCATTAATCCTACTTGGCAGGAATTGGAGAAAAGTGACATCTACCTGACAGTGGCTGGTACCATGCAAGGGATCAACATGGTGGAGGCAGGTGCAGACGAAGTGCCTGAGGAGATCATGTTGGAAGCCATGCTGAAAGGGCATGAGGAGATTCAATCCTTGGTTCGCTTCCAAGAGGAAATTGCTCAAGAAGTGGGCACAGAGAAAATGGAAGTGGAACTTTATACGGTGGATGCTGAGATTGAGCAAGCTGTTGAATCATATGTAAAAAAAGACCTGCTTGAAGCCATACAAGTGAAAGATAAGCAAGCTAGGGAAGAAGCTATTCAAGCTGTAAAAAATCAAACCTTAGAGCACTTCAGCGAACAAATCAATGAAGATGATGAGGACCGGGACAAAAAACTGAAAGATGTGGAGTTGGTGTTTGACAAGCTGCTCAAACAGGAAGTACGTCGCCTGATCACGGTTGACAAGATCCGGCCTGACGGACGTAAAAGCGACGAAATCCGTCCCATTTCATGTGAAGTTGGTTTGTTGCACCGTACGCACGGTTCGGGATTGTTCACCCGTGGACAAACTCAGGCTCTTAGCGTATGCACCCTTGGTGCGTTGGGAGACGTGCAAATTCTTGATGGCTTGGGAGTAGAAGAATCTAAACGATTCATGCATCATTATAACTTCCCTCCATTTAGTGTGGGTGAAGCACGGGCACCCCGGGCGCCAGGACGCCGGGAAATCGGACACGGAGCATTGGGAGAACGGGCATTGGAGCCCATCATACCTTCTGAAGAAGAATTTCCGTATACGATCCGCTTGGTATCTGAAGTATTGGAGTCCAACGGGTCTACATCCCAGGCCAGTATTTGTGCCAGTACGTTGGCCTTGATGGATGCAGGGGTTCCCATTAAAGCACCTGTGGCCGGGATTGCCATGGGACTAGTCAAAGAAGGGGATCACATCACCATCTTGTCCGATATCCAGGGAATGGAAGATGCACTGGGTGATATGGACTTTAAAGTGGCGGGAACGAAGAAAGGTGTTACCGCTTTGCAGATGGACATTAAGATTGACCAACTGTCCAAAGAGATCTTGGTAGAGGCTCTGGAACAAGCCCGGCAAGGACGCCTGTATATTCTGGAGAAAATGCTGGCTGTGATCGAAGAGCCAAGAAAAGAATTGTCTCCATACGCCCCCAAAATTAAAACCATGCGCATCTCACCGGAGAAAATACGTGATGTGATAGGACCCAGCGGCCGCATGATCAATCAAATCATTGATGAAACAGGCGTAAAAATTGATATTGAGCAAGATGGACGCTTATATATTGCTTCTCCGGATGTGGCCATGATTGAGAAGGCCCAGCAGATCATTGAAAACATCGTGCGCGATGTGGTGGTAGGCGAAACATACCTGGGCAAAGTGAAGCGGATCGAAAAGTTTGGCGCCTTTGTGGAAATCCTGCCTGGCAAGGAGGGATTGGTCCATATTTCTCAACTTGCTGAGCAGCGCGTTAATCGTGTGGAAGATGTGGTGAAAATTGGCGACGATATTCTGGTTAAAGTGACAGAAATTGATGATCAGGGACGCGTCAACTTATCCCGTAAAGCATTGCTTAAGGAACAAAACCGGAAATCCCTCAGCAAAAGAAATTGA
- a CDS encoding polysaccharide deacetylase family protein, with amino-acid sequence MSVSKFEQGKKWLVGLCYGLTFMIVLALVNAPAVQSYIYTLKNPHVETATSVVLDSQAMGDTDSQDAGDKGRQHAGDRTDPLLKEIEALARTINEQPVNARIDRVWKAIPGYNGIEVDVAKSYELAKQTGKVRLEHLVINEVEPEVSLDDLPPAAIYRGNPKKPMVAFMVNVAWGTEYVPQMLDIFDDYQVRATFFLDGKWLSRNIEVAQEIVTRGHEIGNHAYSHPDMRRLSITEIHEEISKTEQLIQELGVRSRYFAPPAGAYDNRVVKVARELNMHTVMWTLDTVDWKKPAPSEIRARIVPYLENGSLILMHPTAPTVEALPSLIEGALQKELQAGSVAQVLSPERTIAIVRVE; translated from the coding sequence ATGTCCGTGTCCAAATTTGAACAAGGAAAGAAATGGTTGGTTGGTCTCTGCTATGGTCTTACCTTCATGATTGTGCTGGCCCTGGTTAATGCGCCAGCTGTTCAATCATACATATACACTTTAAAAAATCCTCATGTGGAAACAGCAACCAGTGTCGTTCTTGATTCGCAAGCTATGGGGGATACAGACTCACAAGATGCAGGGGATAAAGGCCGGCAACATGCGGGGGACCGTACAGACCCTCTGCTGAAAGAGATAGAAGCGTTGGCCCGCACCATTAATGAACAGCCGGTCAATGCCCGGATTGACAGGGTCTGGAAAGCGATACCGGGGTACAACGGCATTGAAGTCGATGTGGCTAAATCATATGAGTTAGCCAAACAGACAGGAAAGGTACGGCTGGAACATCTGGTGATCAACGAAGTGGAGCCGGAAGTCAGCTTGGACGACCTGCCACCTGCTGCTATTTACAGAGGGAATCCTAAAAAGCCGATGGTTGCCTTTATGGTCAATGTAGCGTGGGGAACGGAATATGTGCCGCAGATGTTAGACATTTTTGATGATTATCAGGTGAGAGCGACCTTTTTCCTGGATGGAAAGTGGTTGTCACGGAATATAGAAGTGGCGCAGGAGATCGTCACACGGGGACACGAAATCGGTAACCACGCCTATTCCCATCCTGATATGCGCAGGCTGAGCATCACAGAGATCCATGAGGAAATCAGCAAGACAGAGCAGCTGATTCAAGAACTTGGGGTTAGAAGCCGTTATTTTGCCCCGCCTGCCGGAGCCTATGATAACCGTGTGGTTAAAGTGGCCAGAGAGCTCAATATGCATACCGTCATGTGGACACTGGATACGGTCGATTGGAAAAAACCTGCTCCTTCAGAAATTAGAGCCCGCATTGTGCCTTATCTGGAGAATGGTTCCCTGATTCTGATGCATCCTACTGCCCCAACGGTTGAGGCACTCCCCAGCTTAATTGAAGGTGCACTGCAAAAGGAATTGCAGGCCGGGTCCGTAGCGCAAGTGCTCAGTCCGGAGAGAACCATAGCTATTGTGAGAGTTGAATAA
- a CDS encoding M16 family metallopeptidase yields MIQTHRFASGLRLVMEKIPSVRSVSIGIWIGAGSKHETPENNGISHFIEHMLFKGTTTRTARDIAEAFDSIGGHLNAFTSKEYTCYYAKVLDQHVEYAFNVLSDMFFNATLSEEELEKEKNVVLEELHMYEDTPDDVVHDLIAEATYKDHALGYNILGREEVLQQLTPAHLRQYMDQYYTPENTVVAVAGNIDEAQLINLAQNYFDRFTNHHKPKGQSQPFFTSEHLLKVKETEQAHLCIGLPGLPFGDSKQYALILLNNILGGSMSSRLFQQIREEQGLAYSVFSYHSCFQETGSLHIYAGTSPQQIEKVYELCTSILHDLARDGITEKELRNGKEQLKGHLMLSLESTNARMSRIARNELLLNRHLTLDQIVAGIDAITLDDVHELAARLFRQKHSFALVSPLEHIPGSIHPEHLLV; encoded by the coding sequence TTGATTCAAACACATCGGTTTGCAAGCGGTTTGCGCCTCGTCATGGAAAAAATCCCTTCGGTGCGCTCAGTATCTATCGGCATTTGGATTGGTGCTGGATCAAAGCATGAAACACCTGAAAACAACGGCATTTCACACTTTATTGAGCACATGCTGTTTAAGGGCACCACAACCCGAACGGCCCGGGATATTGCCGAAGCATTTGACAGCATCGGCGGACACTTAAACGCCTTTACTTCCAAGGAATATACCTGTTATTACGCCAAGGTACTTGATCAGCATGTGGAGTATGCCTTTAACGTTCTGTCTGATATGTTTTTTAACGCCACGCTTAGTGAAGAGGAGTTGGAAAAAGAAAAAAACGTCGTACTGGAAGAATTGCACATGTATGAGGACACGCCCGATGATGTCGTCCATGATCTGATCGCTGAAGCCACATACAAAGACCATGCCTTGGGTTACAACATCTTGGGGCGCGAAGAGGTCTTGCAGCAGTTAACCCCGGCACATCTCCGCCAGTACATGGATCAGTATTACACTCCAGAAAATACCGTGGTTGCCGTTGCGGGCAATATTGATGAAGCTCAATTAATCAACCTGGCCCAAAACTATTTTGACCGTTTTACAAACCATCACAAACCTAAAGGACAGTCCCAGCCTTTTTTTACCAGCGAACATTTGCTTAAAGTGAAGGAAACGGAACAGGCCCACTTGTGCATCGGCTTACCGGGATTACCTTTCGGTGATTCAAAACAGTACGCTCTCATCTTATTAAATAATATTTTAGGCGGCAGCATGAGCTCACGTTTGTTCCAACAAATCAGGGAAGAACAGGGGCTGGCCTACTCAGTATTCTCCTACCATTCCTGCTTCCAGGAGACAGGCTCGCTGCATATCTATGCCGGGACATCCCCCCAACAAATTGAAAAGGTATATGAGTTATGCACGTCCATTCTTCATGATCTGGCTAGAGACGGCATAACAGAAAAGGAATTAAGGAATGGCAAGGAACAGTTAAAAGGTCATCTAATGCTCAGCTTGGAAAGTACCAATGCCCGCATGTCTCGCATTGCCCGCAATGAACTGCTCTTAAACAGGCATTTGACCCTGGATCAAATTGTGGCAGGTATTGATGCGATTACGCTGGACGATGTTCACGAGCTGGCAGCCCGGCTGTTCAGGCAGAAACACAGCTTCGCTCTGGTTAGTCCATTGGAGCATATTCCGGGCAGCATACATCCGGAACACCTGCTTGTTTAA
- a CDS encoding YlmC/YmxH family sporulation protein, translated as MRLSELSGKEIIDVDNGERLGLVGQTDLVICETTGSIHSLLLPTASFLGLGKKRAEVVIPWQAVRKIGPEMMIVELRQRGRVYE; from the coding sequence GTGCGCTTAAGTGAACTGAGCGGAAAGGAAATTATTGATGTGGACAATGGGGAGCGTTTGGGACTGGTGGGGCAGACCGACCTTGTCATCTGCGAAACAACAGGCAGCATTCATTCGCTCCTTTTACCTACGGCCTCGTTTCTTGGCCTGGGGAAAAAGCGGGCGGAGGTCGTCATCCCGTGGCAGGCCGTGCGCAAGATCGGTCCTGAAATGATGATCGTTGAATTGAGGCAGAGAGGAAGAGTCTATGAATAG
- the dpaA gene encoding dipicolinic acid synthetase subunit A, with protein MLTGCHIAFIGGDARQIEVIKKCSELDATISLIGFNQLESQFPGATKVDPAPEIFEDVDALILPIVGAHADGIVESVFSDQTIILKEDWIKTLPEHCVIYTGMATPYLEQLTSKYNIKLVRLLDRDDVAIYNSIPTVEGALMMAIQNTDITLHGSKCVVLGLGRVGMSLARALHALGAKVLVGARKPEHLARIYEMGLTPFHIQDIKQYIHHCDILFNTIPAKVVPAEVIVRLPSHTLIIDLASKPGGVDFRFAEKRGIKALLAPSLPGIVAPKTAGRILANVITQLMIEERQSRGEE; from the coding sequence ATGTTGACAGGTTGTCATATCGCCTTCATAGGTGGAGATGCCCGGCAAATAGAAGTGATTAAAAAGTGCAGTGAACTGGACGCTACCATTTCGCTTATTGGTTTTAACCAGTTGGAAAGCCAGTTCCCGGGAGCAACGAAAGTGGATCCTGCCCCAGAAATATTTGAAGATGTGGATGCCCTGATCCTGCCCATTGTGGGCGCTCATGCTGACGGGATTGTGGAAAGTGTTTTTTCCGACCAAACCATCATCCTAAAGGAAGATTGGATCAAGACCTTGCCTGAGCACTGTGTCATCTATACGGGGATGGCCACGCCATATTTGGAGCAGCTGACCTCAAAATACAACATCAAGTTAGTCCGGCTTTTGGACAGGGATGATGTGGCTATTTACAATTCCATCCCTACAGTTGAAGGTGCCTTGATGATGGCCATCCAAAACACGGATATCACTTTGCACGGATCCAAATGTGTTGTGTTGGGATTAGGGCGAGTGGGCATGTCGCTGGCCAGAGCACTGCATGCGCTCGGAGCTAAAGTACTTGTAGGCGCCCGCAAACCGGAACATTTAGCCCGTATCTATGAGATGGGTTTAACACCTTTTCATATTCAGGATATTAAACAATATATCCATCACTGCGATATCCTGTTTAACACGATTCCGGCCAAAGTGGTTCCGGCAGAAGTGATTGTGCGTCTGCCTTCTCACACCTTAATCATTGATTTGGCTTCTAAACCTGGAGGTGTAGACTTCAGGTTTGCTGAGAAAAGAGGGATTAAAGCGCTCTTAGCTCCCAGCCTGCCTGGAATTGTTGCACCGAAAACTGCCGGCCGCATATTGGCCAATGTGATCACTCAGCTGATGATTGAAGAACGGCAATCCAGGGGGGAAGAATAA
- a CDS encoding dipicolinate synthase subunit B has product MDLKGKTIGFGLTGSHCTYAEVIPEIKKLKDGGARVIPIVTHTVKSTDTKFGQAEDWLSKIKEITGEEIIDSIVKAEPLGPSKLLDVMVIAPMTGNTTAKLANALTDSPVLMAAKATLRNLRPVVVAISTNDGLGLNAANVAKLINTKNIFFVPFGQDNPLAKTNSLVARMELIKETCEAALDGKQLQPMIVEKYKYMN; this is encoded by the coding sequence ATGGATTTGAAAGGCAAAACCATTGGCTTCGGCTTGACCGGTTCCCATTGCACCTACGCAGAGGTGATACCGGAAATCAAGAAGCTTAAAGACGGAGGAGCAAGGGTGATCCCGATCGTCACCCATACAGTCAAATCAACGGATACCAAATTCGGCCAGGCAGAGGATTGGTTGAGCAAAATTAAGGAGATTACCGGGGAGGAAATTATTGATAGTATTGTCAAGGCTGAGCCATTAGGCCCCTCCAAGTTGCTTGATGTGATGGTGATCGCCCCCATGACGGGCAATACAACAGCCAAATTGGCCAATGCCCTGACGGACAGTCCGGTGCTGATGGCTGCTAAAGCGACTCTGCGCAACCTTCGTCCGGTCGTGGTTGCCATTTCAACCAACGATGGGTTAGGACTGAATGCGGCAAATGTGGCTAAGCTGATCAATACCAAAAATATCTTTTTTGTTCCTTTTGGTCAGGATAATCCTTTGGCCAAAACCAACTCTTTAGTGGCGCGCATGGAATTGATCAAGGAAACATGCGAAGCGGCCTTGGATGGAAAACAACTTCAACCCATGATAGTAGAAAAATATAAGTATATGAATTAA
- a CDS encoding aspartate-semialdehyde dehydrogenase yields the protein MMSTQTYHVAVVGATGAVGQQMVKLLEERQFPIHKLTLLASRRSAGKQVSFKGEQITVQETTPDAFEEVDIALFSAGGSVSKQFAKEAVKRGALVIDNTNAFRMEPDVPLVVPEVNMGDIAKHQGIISNPNCSTIQMVVALKPIKDKYGLKRIIVSTYQAVSGAGNVALEELKEQSAKVLNGEAFTPEVLPVAKDKKKFQIAFNAIPQIDLFQENDYTLEEMKMVRETKKIMHDDTIEVVATCVRIPVFTGHSESVYVETEQEVNVEEVRQLLREAPGVIVEDNPAEQEYPLATRAAGRPEVFVGRIRRDLDRPNGLHMWVVSDNLLKGAAYNSIQIAEAYISKFKS from the coding sequence TTGATGAGTACTCAAACGTATCATGTTGCTGTTGTTGGTGCAACCGGCGCCGTTGGACAGCAGATGGTCAAACTGTTGGAAGAGAGACAGTTTCCGATTCATAAACTGACATTGCTTGCTTCTCGTCGTTCAGCGGGAAAGCAAGTCTCTTTCAAGGGAGAACAAATCACTGTTCAGGAAACGACACCTGATGCATTTGAAGAGGTCGATATCGCCCTGTTCAGTGCTGGAGGAAGTGTCAGTAAACAGTTTGCCAAAGAAGCGGTAAAACGAGGTGCACTGGTGATTGACAACACCAATGCCTTTCGCATGGAGCCTGATGTGCCCCTCGTTGTTCCGGAAGTGAATATGGGAGACATTGCCAAGCACCAGGGGATTATTTCCAATCCAAACTGTTCAACGATTCAAATGGTGGTTGCCCTTAAACCTATTAAGGATAAATACGGACTGAAACGCATTATTGTTTCTACCTATCAAGCAGTGTCCGGAGCAGGCAATGTGGCTCTGGAAGAGCTGAAGGAGCAAAGTGCCAAAGTTTTAAATGGCGAAGCGTTCACACCTGAAGTACTGCCGGTAGCGAAAGATAAAAAGAAATTCCAGATCGCCTTCAACGCCATTCCGCAAATCGATCTTTTCCAAGAGAATGACTATACCCTGGAAGAAATGAAAATGGTTAGGGAAACAAAGAAGATTATGCATGATGACACGATTGAAGTCGTTGCGACTTGCGTTCGTATTCCCGTCTTTACGGGCCACTCGGAGTCTGTCTATGTAGAGACGGAGCAAGAGGTGAACGTGGAAGAAGTGAGACAGCTTCTCCGTGAAGCACCAGGTGTCATTGTGGAAGATAATCCGGCAGAACAGGAGTATCCTTTGGCCACTCGTGCTGCTGGACGGCCTGAGGTGTTTGTGGGACGGATTCGTCGCGACCTCGACCGACCCAATGGCTTGCATATGTGGGTTGTCTCCGACAATCTGTTAAAAGGTGCCGCTTATAACAGCATTCAAATCGCCGAAGCTTATATTTCTAAATTTAAATCTTGA
- the dapG gene encoding aspartate kinase → MKIIVQKFGGTSLKDREIRARAIEHIKKAKEEGYHVVVVVSAMGRKGDPYATDTLLELIRQNGNHLSDRERDLLLSCGEIISSTTLSSMLNAEGIPAVALTGMQAGILTNDTFGQAQIISINPQRILDELARDKVVIVCGFQGGTSAGEMTTLGRGGSDTTATALGVALKAEYVDIFTDVEGVMTADPRIVKDAAPLNWVTYTEICNLAYQGAKVIHPRAVEIAMQSQVPIRVRSTSSDDPGTLVTTLDKVSHYQQNLNERLITGIAYVPHLTQIKVLAKDNEYDLQLKVFKAMAENKISVDFINVNPMGVAYTVFNDVADQAIALIKEMGYEVKVVPHCAKVSTVGAGMAGVPGIMAQIVEALTEEDIQILQSADSHTTIWVLVKDEDMIRAVNALHRKFNLHKLNH, encoded by the coding sequence ATGAAGATTATTGTTCAAAAATTTGGTGGAACATCGTTAAAGGATAGAGAGATCAGAGCCAGAGCGATTGAGCATATCAAAAAAGCAAAGGAAGAAGGATATCATGTGGTCGTGGTGGTCTCTGCCATGGGACGCAAAGGAGATCCGTACGCTACGGATACCCTGCTGGAGTTGATCAGACAAAACGGTAACCACCTTTCTGACCGGGAGCGCGACTTGTTGCTCAGCTGCGGGGAAATCATCTCCAGCACCACCTTATCCAGCATGTTAAATGCAGAAGGCATTCCGGCTGTCGCATTAACTGGCATGCAGGCGGGTATCCTGACAAATGACACTTTTGGCCAGGCTCAGATTATTTCTATTAACCCCCAGCGCATTTTGGATGAACTGGCCAGAGACAAAGTGGTCATAGTGTGCGGCTTCCAAGGCGGTACATCAGCAGGGGAGATGACTACCTTGGGCCGCGGTGGCAGCGATACCACAGCCACTGCTCTTGGTGTGGCGTTAAAAGCAGAGTATGTGGATATCTTTACGGACGTGGAAGGGGTTATGACCGCTGATCCCCGCATCGTTAAAGATGCAGCTCCGCTCAATTGGGTGACCTATACAGAGATCTGTAATTTAGCCTATCAAGGAGCTAAGGTCATTCATCCCCGCGCAGTTGAAATTGCCATGCAAAGTCAAGTGCCGATACGAGTGCGGAGCACAAGCTCAGATGACCCGGGCACTTTGGTGACCACATTAGACAAGGTCAGTCATTATCAACAGAATTTAAACGAGCGTTTAATTACAGGGATCGCATATGTCCCCCATTTGACTCAAATTAAAGTGTTGGCCAAAGACAATGAGTATGACCTGCAGTTAAAAGTATTTAAGGCGATGGCTGAAAATAAGATCAGTGTCGATTTTATCAATGTTAATCCTATGGGCGTGGCTTATACGGTGTTTAATGATGTGGCCGATCAAGCCATTGCACTGATCAAAGAGATGGGCTATGAGGTCAAAGTGGTTCCTCATTGTGCCAAAGTATCTACTGTTGGGGCAGGGATGGCTGGGGTTCCGGGCATTATGGCTCAAATTGTTGAAGCATTAACAGAGGAAGACATCCAGATATTGCAGTCTGCTGACTCCCATACCACTATTTGGGTTCTGGTCAAAGACGAAGATATGATCCGGGCTGTTAATGCCTTGCACCGCAAGTTTAACTTGCACAAGTTAAATCATTAA